The Juglans regia cultivar Chandler chromosome 6, Walnut 2.0, whole genome shotgun sequence genome contains the following window.
ATAAGCACACCAAATAACCTAAAGCCTGTCTTTTTGTCATGTGTTAGCTTGGGTCGCTTCAGTTCCTTTACCTCATCAAGTTTCTTCTCCTTAACATAATGGTCAATTTGACGGTTTACTTCAAGTACTGTTGGTTCCAATTGCATCCCAACATACTGCAGGCTAGACTGCTCAACCAAGGGGCCACTGTTTTCCACCCGGTTAAAATCAATCATGTAGAATGAGTGATTGCCTTTTGCTACTTCTTTGCAATCGCATGAATAGAAAGTAATGGTGTCCTTGGACTTTAGATGGTTTTCCTTCACAAACCTATTCCAACCCCTTGTAAATACAAAACTCTGGCTGCTTTTCCAATAGCAGTAGCGAAACTTCCATGGCCTCATCAACCTGTCATAGAAAGTCAGCAGCACATCTTCCATGGTGCCCCCCTCTGCATTATTATCTTCAGCAGTTTCAGAAGTACGTGGGAAGTACTTGATGGCATATTTTCTCGGGATTACAAGTCTGTTTAACTTACTCACATCACTTGGTGTAAGTTCCTTTTGGAAAAGTTGCTTCCACATTAGTCCCCCGCTGCTTTGCAGACTAGCCAAGTTCAAACCATTGTGTGTTTCCGCATGTGAACGTGTTCTTAGAAACTCTTCAAATTTGGATCGATAGGAACCATCCTTTATCATGTTGAGGACTGCTTCAGCACTGTatagattttgaaagtttggtTCTTCAACTGTGATGTCAGTCCATGGAAAATTTTTATGGGAATCCAAACTCCGAAGCTTGATAGCTGCACTATCATAAGCCATGGCTGCTTCCTTTTCGGACTTGAAAGTCCCCAGCCAAATCCTTTGGTGATTAGCATATATTTGGGCGCCCCAGTGCCCATTTTGCTGTGGCACAACACCTTTGAACTTTGTAAAGACAATGCTACCACGTCTTGCACACTTTCTTGCAGGAAGTGCATAAGTCGCACTGCTTGAATCAGACTGATCTTCTGTAGTTGCATTCACTCTGTCATTTGATATCAGGCTTAGCATGTCCTCATCCATTACTTTTCTGCAGAAATAGTAGATTGCAGTAGAGAATTATCATGTTATATCAAAGTGAAGAGATACATATATAGCAACAAATGAAATTCATCAGCAGCAGCAACACGTATCAATTGAATGGAACAGATTTTCTTTTCCCCAACAAGACGATGACAACAAATTGAACAAGACGATCTAAAAATAGTTGGAAAAGACTTGATTTCTTGGGGCCCCCCTTGACTGCCCTAAACTCGAATAATTTTTCAAGAGATTTGCATAGGATATTTGTAATAGTAAATTGAAGAATTATCATGTCACATCAAAGTAAAGAGATGCATTGCAACAAATGAAATTTATCCAAGTAGTAGCAAAAATTATTGTATGAAACAGATTTTCTCTTCCTTAAAAAGATGAGGCAACAAATGGAACAGATTAAggctcaacccatctcatctcatctcatcgcatcattacaatttttacatattctcatataaaatacaataaataattcaacaatttcaaatatcaaaacaataataatattaaaaaataatattttaataatattttattcaacttttatctcaactcatctcatctcaacgcACTATCCAAACCTGACTTAAAGGTGCGGTACAGAAAATTTTGCAAGAAGATGGAGTACGCCCAATACCCCTAgactaatttttcaaaagatacgTGTACTGGATATTTGTTTACCAGCACCAATTTTCATGTTGTCCTCCACCATAAAAGGAGGAAGGGATTGTTACATGTATGACTCTAGATGATGGTACAGCCCTTAGCTGATCTCCAATGGAGAGATTCATGCATGATGCAGCTTTCAATTATTTTGCAGATTTGTTAAGTTCTAATGGGACTACTACTGATTTTAATTGGTCTTGTACCATTCCTTGGTGActgatttggataatgagaatCCGAAGGGCTCCATCCATGGAGGAGATTACAGAGGCTTTAGAACATACTCCAATGGTAGCAATCCCGCGGGGCCAGACGACTTTGGATGTTTTTTGCTCAGAGCGTTGGGATATTATGAATGAGGATTTGTTGGAAGTAGCAAAACAGTTATTTCGTGTCTCCCCCTACCTGGTTGCTATTCTTCCTCTTTTATTCATAAGGAGGACAATCCCTCTGACTTCACCAAGTTCAGGCCCATGAATTTTCACACACTGGTGTATGAAATTTTTTCTAAGGTGAAATTTCTGACTTGTGAATTTCAGGTGCTTGCTGATCATGTTCCCAAAAGAGCTTAGAagttgcttttttatttttttatttttatagttaataagagattttatttcaaGTAAATAGGCGTAGTCCAGGTATacaggatgtatacaagtgGGTACACCTAATTGCAAGCTAAAGCAAAATAGtactaagggctcgtttggatatagaaaccatctcacctcatctcatcattacaatttttttaaattctcacacaaaatataataaacaattcaactttttcaaatctcaaaacaataataatattaaaaagtaatattctaacaatattttattcaactcatctaaaaccatctcatctcatctcatctcaccatgCAAATGAGccctaaaataaaacattacaaatattCCCATGCATCCCTTACaagattcttcacccaaaaacttaaaagttgcTTTTTTGTACATTTGTTATTTTGTCTAGTTCTTCCCATTCATATCGAAGTGGTACATTCTTTTGggattttcaaaagttttaaattgGAGGTAAGTGGTAATTTTGTTTtcctataaataaaattacatggTTATCCACTTTCCTTTCCCATTTTTATCGCCAAGTtacaaaaagggaaagaagacCATATTATTGATGTTTTCCTCTACGAATTTTGGGGGAATCAAGAAAcacaaacataatttttaatacttaTTTCCAGttttatattgatgaatttttgttggtaattaagtaattttatatcaatgaaaaaaatagaacattCAAAAGACATCTTCCTATATGAGGGTTACAAAGTTATACAACATACTCTGACTTAATTTGTAAGGATAAATAACTCATAAAGGTCTCTCTCAGATGTTTGGCTGCCTATAATTGGCTAAAAGGTGTAGAAAGAACACTTCATGTGTGATACCCTATATCATATGGATAAGAGtagatggtgtatgagatctcacattacttgggaaggagaagttcttactctttataaggttccaatggggctccaattgtatcattgactagtccttttgaagtataggtcatgtagtttgggtcttccattgggggcgttacaaatggtatcagagtctatcccaaccagaaatgtgggacttgagtcatgccacctacaatagaCAGGCCTGTCAAGAATttaggggggtagattgtgctaccccatatgatatggataagggtagatagtctatgagattccacattacttgggaaggagaagttcttgctctttataaggttccaatggaactccaattgtatcattgactagtccttttggagtataggccatgtagtttggaccttccattggggtgttacatcatGTGAGGTTTGTTAGATCGGAGCAGTGATGAGAGTAACTAGCAGCCACCAAACCTAGAAAAGATCTAGTTTTGGGCTGCATTTCCAGCTACAAGAAACATAAGgggtgtgtatgtgtgtgcgtATAGATAACAGATTGCTCATATGTGACTCCGATAATCACATAAAAGGGGGGAAGAAAGATTAATTAAGGGCACAACCAATGAAGAGATGCATTAAATATCAAGAAGCATTTACGGTTTCAAATACTTCTGTTCATGATCATCAATACATACAAACACATTGCTTGTATATGATCAGTTATTAATCTTTGATAAAGCAAGCAGACTTGAGATccattaagaaataaaaataatatataaattacaagtAATAACTGGCGGCCCAAAGTCACAAAATAAAACCCACACTGTAAATTGTCAATCtcagtaattaaaaaattattgaaaagttccgccccccccccccacacacacacacacacacacacacacaactctAACGCCTCAACACCACATACCATCCATgcgacataatttgatttgaaagataaattttaaaatttgagtcttacaaatcaaattataccatgtgaatgatgtgtggtgtagaggccttagaatattatttttcatatacatatatatatatatatatatatattagaactcAAGAAACTTCCAACAAGCATTAGCGTTTTAGTTCCTAAAGTAAGTTTCAGCTATGTCTTGCCAAATTAGTTTCTAAACGTCCCTGATTTCTACTCAGTCAAAATTCTTTCTAGAATTGTTCAAAACCAGTGAGACACTATTCAATATGTACCTTCTAACCCAAAATTTTCGGTGGTCAACGAGTGTCAGCTTCATGCATGGTTGGAGTTAATTAGGTTAGGTCTTGGATGAACCCGAATTTAATCTTTAAGAGAAAAATACATCCCCTTAGAAACTTTGACCTTTGTTTtgcatttccttttttctttttcttttgtaatcaAGGAAagcaataaattaaaattaaaaatacaagagAAATGGTGGCAGACCCCAGCCAAAAAACCAGTGCAATAGATGCAGTGCACTGTGCAGCTATTCAACATAAAAAGGGCAAAAGATCTAACATGCAAGTTGGATCTAGCCCAAGTTACTTGACTCCAAGGAGGgaattgcaaataaaaaaacgaATTGTAGTCCAATAAATGGACTAGTCGAATGCAGTTTGAAGATGCAACCAAGAAATGATCGTTGACAAAGATCTCAACATCCTCTTCCTTTCAACTCAGTTAGGGAAAGCATTAGCATATAGTCTAATAGCTAGAATCAAACAGCTTGGATTGATGGTGACCCACCAAAGACACTCGTTGCAATGCTGACTTGTGGGGCCCATCGCTAGAGAAGTGTGGCTGCAAGTGCCAGATTTGAAAGCAACAAACTCAGTCACATCGTGCATATAGGGGCCGCAATATGCGGTAGCGCGTGACACTCACGCACGACCTGGCAGTCTTTTGGCAATAGTTCCACATGAGTTTTTGAAGATTGATGGTTGGTGAGCATGACGGGGTGGCGTGTGATGATTTGGAGGCTAAAAAGCGATAAACCATGCATTTCCTACCTACTTATAGAAGCTAAAGTGTTTCTCCACTAGGTCGGGAAATGCATGGTTTATCGCTTTTTAGCCTCCAAATCGTCACACACCACCCCATCATGCTCTTTTATGTATTCAATAAACCATGCATTTCCCGACCTAGTGGAGAAACGCCTTAGCTTCTATACGTAAACTCCAGTCCATCACTAAGATAACAACTAACTAATAAAGGAACACAACCAATCCAAAGAAAGGAAGAATCAAACAGAAAGATTAGAATCATTCCCAGCAAAAACCACTggaaatgggaaaagaaaagtcatcgagaagagagagaagatagagaaagatGGGTTTTATTGCTTCTTTACCAGAAGAGGACGAGACCCTATAATTTTTCGGTTACAACGACTTGCTTCCAAGGGGTTCCTTCACCAAAAACTCCCAATAGAACTAATCAAAACTTCAAAACCACCAAGCTCTACCTAACTCTCTCTTAGGGGTTGATCTAGAGCCATTATTTGCCTCTAATACATTAACCATACGATCTCGAGCAAGACCATCACTAATGTTTTTTGATACCGTGAATGTAAGGAGAGTAGCCATTGTTGATTGagaatatgtatgtatgaaacagatttttcttttttttgatgatgggggaaccaccccacgacaaagcccttaggactcacctaTGGAACCTAAGCCTTTAGGAGACTAGCACAACAACCCACggccatggcctcccacttaagTCGCAGTTTGATCCTAGGGAGAATCGAACCTGTGACATAGGGCTCATGCACAAGAGTTCGCCCTTAGTACTTAGGCTACCCACAGGTGGGTGCATGAACCAGAAATTGCTCCCTATTCAACCTTCCAAGCACAGCTTAGCTAAGGACTTTGATTCCCCACCACTATAAAGTAGAGGAGCTGGAATTTATtgatttagttttttcttttttggggagGAGGGGGGAAGCAATGAAAAGATAGAGCAAGTTTCTAGCATATGTTTTGCCAACAATAGAAACCTTTTCTTTCTTGATCTTTCACTAAAGATTGTCATTTATTGTAAGATAAAGTGTCTTCTCATTGTATAAACTCATGAATCCCTATAACTAGTCTTTTTTGGGGAGGAGGGGGGAAGCAATGAAAAGATAGAGCAAGTTTCTAGCATATGTTTTGCCAACAATAGAAACCTTTTCTTTCTTGATCTTTCACTAAAGATTGTCATTTATTGTAAGATAAAGTGTCTTCTCATTGTATAAACTCATGAATCCCTATAACTAGTCCAAAAGCATAagcaaaaaataacaaaaaaagaaggaaaaaaaggcaAATAAAAACAGTTTGACGTAACTCGACCGGTTTTACAGATTAATGGTTTTAGGTACACCGGAAACTTTGTGTTTTACTTTGAAGTTGTGAGCTTGAACAAAGTTGAAAGCAAATAAGATGAGGAGCTAAAAGAAATCATTGGAGGATAGCATGATAGTGCAACacaacttatattttataagagtatttttttttttttggcatttacAAACTTTGAGAGGCCAAAATTTTACCTTCTAAAAATGCtttacaaatattttggatGCAAAACTTTTGTTTACATTCCTTTAATCATCAAGAAAGAAATTGGATATTAAATGTTAAAGCAATTAGTTATAGGGATTAATTAATACCTAATCAAGAGTAGAACGAAACAACAAGATAAAAACCGAAAGGGCTTTCTTGGAAATGTAAGTGTCCAATAGTTCCACAATCAaagatatacaaaaaataacaatGGCAGCGGGGGCAACCAGTTATGcacacaacaaaaaaatttagagCATGAGgggttattaaataataatatggaAAGTTCCATTTGAATATGCAAGGAAAGACAACATTATATGCATGCCAAATTAAcagaaaaaactgttttatttttaaaaaaaattattaatttgtgggGTTTGTTATCAAGGCTTGAGGCTTACCAGATAATTATCCATGAATCACAAAATCGTGTTCATaaaatgtgataccccatatgataatgATAAAAGTAAATGGTGaataggatcccacattgcttgtgaatgaaaagttcttactctttataaggttccaatatgATTCTAATTGTATtgttgactagtcattttagagtatagaccatgtggtttaggcctttcattggggtgttacaaatgatatcaaagtctatcccaaccagaaatgcgGGATTTGAGCTGTGTCACCTACAACGGACAAACTTGACGAGAACGTCGAGAATTTAAAAAGGAaagattgtgatacctcatatgataagaataaaatagGTAGTGAaagagatcccacattgcttgagaagaaaaagttattgttctttataaggttccgATGAGGTTCAAATTGTATCACTGACTATTCCTTTTAAAGTAtaagtcatgtggtttgggcctttcattggaGCGTTACATAAAAGCTCCTATTCAAATAAGATTTAGCTTTGACTTGTGTAAACAGATGAAAAGCAAGACTGAAGTTGATTGGAAAATTAATACATACAACTAAGCCTTACTTCAATTTCGCCTACGAAATTGTAGCTCCAATCATATATAATAGTTGCAAATCACATAGTTGTTTCAGCATAGCAGATCATTGAGCTGGTCTCAGCCgagaaaagataatattaatgaCAACAAGCTAGATCAAACGATTGAATAGCTGAAATCTTCTTGAGATAAAGCAAGCTATTATTTGATAGTACTAGATCTACCCAATTTTAGACCAAATTAATGACTAAATACTCCCAATGGATAATCCTAACATGTCTAAATAACTAACGCATGTTTGCTAACAATTGACTGCCAATAAAAATTTGTGTACGGTATCTTATCTGAAAGTGCATGCTACCAAGAGTCTTAGGTAATGGGAGAAAACTTATTGGATGTTTTCCTGACAGAACCCTTCCGTTTCACATTGTA
Protein-coding sequences here:
- the LOC109012890 gene encoding AP2/ERF and B3 domain-containing transcription factor At1g50680-like, with translation MDEDMLSLISNDRVNATTEDQSDSSSATYALPARKCARRGSIVFTKFKGVVPQQNGHWGAQIYANHQRIWLGTFKSEKEAAMAYDSAAIKLRSLDSHKNFPWTDITVEEPNFQNLYSAEAVLNMIKDGSYRSKFEEFLRTRSHAETHNGLNLASLQSSGGLMWKQLFQKELTPSDVSKLNRLVIPRKYAIKYFPRTSETAEDNNAEGGTMEDVLLTFYDRLMRPWKFRYCYWKSSQSFVFTRGWNRFVKENHLKSKDTITFYSCDCKEVAKGNHSFYMIDFNRVENSGPLVEQSSLQYVGMQLEPTVLEVNRQIDHYVKEKKLDEVKELKRPKLTHDKKTGFRLFGVLII